The Rhodobacter sp. 24-YEA-8 DNA segment GGATGGCCCCATTTCACGACCTCTGCCAGACCGGCGGCCCGGCAGATCCGCCGCAGCTCTGCCAGACCTGCCGCCCAGAGGCGGGTCGAACAGTCCGGTGTCGAGAATCGCGGGCAGCGCCCGCAGCCGAGAGTGAAATAATCCTCGATTTCGGAAATCATCATCGGGCTCGCCTCCTGCAGCTGGCCCGCCCAGCCTGGCAGATCCGGCCGCGCAATGCAAAAAGGGCGGCAAAACTGCCGCCCCTTCCGCTTCTGATCCCGCCGGGGGACGAAGATCAGAATTTCATCACATAGGAGACGCTGGCGACCAGCGGATCGATCTCGGCCTTGCCGATTTTCGTTCCGTTCAGCAGCACATCGCTGTCGATATCGACATAGCGGATATCGGCGCGCAGAGCGGCCTTTTCGCTGATCGCGTAATCCACGCCGAGGGTCGCGGCGAGGCCGAAGCTCTCCCTGATCTGCAGCGTGCCGAGCGAGGATTTCTCTTCGAAGAATTTGGTGTAATTCACCCCGAGCCCGACAAAGGGCGTGAATTTGCTGGTGGTCGGGATATGCCAGTTGACGCTGAGGGTCGGCGGCAGCTGTTTGGTCGAGCCGATCTCGCCCAGCCCGGCCAGGCTGATATCATGTTTGAAAGGTGCTGCGGCCAGCAGCTCGATCCCGATATTGTCGCGGACGAAATATTCCAGTGTCAGGATCGGGCGGGTGTTCTTGCCGATGCTCGAATCCATCCCGGCCAGAGCGCCGTTATTGTCCTTTGGCGCAACGGTTCCGATCCCGAAGCCGAGGGTGATGGTACCGGCTTCCTGCGCAAGGGCAGGGGTGGCGGTGACG contains these protein-coding regions:
- a CDS encoding OmpW family protein, with protein sequence MKHLSAALLAALVTATPALAQEAGTITLGFGIGTVAPKDNNGALAGMDSSIGKNTRPILTLEYFVRDNIGIELLAAAPFKHDISLAGLGEIGSTKQLPPTLSVNWHIPTTSKFTPFVGLGVNYTKFFEEKSSLGTLQIRESFGLAATLGVDYAISEKAALRADIRYVDIDSDVLLNGTKIGKAEIDPLVASVSYVMKF